One window from the genome of Moorena sp. SIOASIH encodes:
- a CDS encoding O-antigen polymerase: MTEFEPATTKSENYIEKPEEREKLEDWYRREKRLQVLIILIFLAFLIISSFGQLALLDYSFGERLALSKGDKIFGIETKNLLSLLVTGALPITSIVDGSGIISKKIKIPLPLTNGLSIIWLVLLGDIFLNFQAVLVSNESGAVDQLIPVIAFVVAIIFSTASLFLSRGIVAASKKFMAARKNLQILMVYGINPTPLYKDTEQLKLREETQAARTEAEQERKIVVEEINQHKEALELVIKLDKNKLQHPKKEAKQTTKNIDGINQLIKPHLERLFKNKCLQKPRMNNMDKTAK, translated from the coding sequence ATGACTGAATTTGAACCAGCAACTACCAAGTCTGAAAACTATATTGAAAAGCCGGAAGAGCGTGAAAAGCTTGAAGATTGGTATCGCCGAGAAAAAAGACTTCAAGTCTTAATAATTTTGATATTTTTAGCATTTTTAATCATTTCTAGTTTTGGACAGTTGGCTCTATTAGATTACTCGTTTGGGGAAAGACTTGCTCTGTCAAAGGGTGATAAAATATTTGGAATTGAGACTAAAAATTTACTCAGTTTATTGGTAACAGGTGCTTTACCCATAACCTCCATAGTAGATGGGTCTGGAATTATTAGCAAAAAAATTAAGATACCTTTACCATTAACTAATGGATTATCTATAATTTGGCTGGTGCTCTTAGGAGATATATTTTTGAATTTCCAAGCCGTATTAGTCAGCAACGAATCCGGAGCAGTAGATCAGTTAATACCGGTTATTGCTTTTGTTGTAGCAATAATTTTTTCCACAGCTTCCCTTTTTCTAAGTAGAGGCATTGTAGCCGCTAGCAAAAAATTCATGGCCGCCAGAAAAAATCTTCAAATCCTAATGGTATATGGGATTAACCCTACTCCCTTGTATAAGGATACCGAACAACTTAAGTTACGAGAAGAGACTCAAGCAGCAAGAACAGAGGCTGAACAGGAACGAAAAATAGTTGTAGAAGAAATTAATCAACACAAAGAAGCTTTAGAATTGGTAATAAAACTCGACAAAAATAAACTTCAACATCCCAAAAAAGAAGCAAAACAAACTACCAAAAATATCGATGGGATCAACCAATTAATCAAACCCCATTTAGAGCGTTTATTTAAAAACAAATGTCTTCAAAAACCAAGGATGAATAACATGGATAAAACGGCAAAATAA
- a CDS encoding sulfite exporter TauE/SafE family protein → MTPTHLLIFAGSGLLAGILAGFLGIGGGVVLVPLLVALGYQPVQAAATSSLSIVITATSATVQNWRMGYFDLKSVIGIGFPALITAQIGAYLADLFPPYLLLVAFGILLLVTIYLIQLRKQLKSRAQQESQRAPNNRLSSNSSTKATVARIATGGLAGLLAGLFGIGGGTIMVPLQMLLLGEPIKTAIQTSLGVIVITAVSACAGHALQGNVLWIEGLLLGIGGFLGAQISTRFLPKLPDQVVSNGFRTLLFSLSIYMFWQAWQSYRG, encoded by the coding sequence ATGACTCCTACCCATTTATTAATTTTTGCTGGTTCCGGTTTATTAGCAGGTATTCTTGCCGGATTTCTCGGCATTGGCGGCGGTGTAGTGCTCGTCCCGTTGTTAGTGGCATTAGGATATCAACCAGTTCAAGCGGCGGCTACCAGTAGTCTGTCGATTGTGATTACAGCTACATCTGCTACAGTGCAAAACTGGCGGATGGGCTACTTTGATCTAAAAAGTGTAATTGGCATCGGATTTCCGGCTCTAATCACAGCACAAATTGGTGCCTATCTAGCCGATCTCTTCCCTCCTTACTTGTTACTGGTAGCCTTTGGGATACTGCTACTGGTTACGATATATCTGATCCAACTACGCAAACAGCTTAAGTCTAGAGCGCAACAGGAATCTCAAAGAGCACCAAACAACAGACTTTCTTCAAACTCTTCCACCAAAGCTACTGTAGCCAGGATCGCGACAGGTGGTTTAGCTGGCTTATTAGCTGGTCTATTTGGTATTGGTGGGGGAACAATTATGGTTCCACTGCAAATGTTGCTCCTAGGAGAACCAATTAAAACTGCCATTCAGACAAGTCTAGGGGTAATCGTGATTACGGCAGTTTCAGCCTGTGCAGGACATGCCTTACAGGGGAATGTCTTATGGATTGAGGGACTGCTCCTAGGTATAGGAGGCTTTTTGGGAGCGCAAATTAGTACTCGCTTTTTGCCAAAGTTACCAGACCAAGTGGTGAGCAATGGATTTCGCACCCTGTTATTTTCCCTATCAATTTATATGTTTTGGCAGGCATGGCAGAGTTACCGTGGTTGA
- a CDS encoding glycosyltransferase produces MTKTRSKWQLVVVGILLLLTVQYVLWRSLFTLNLDTVVNGVFSLGLLLAEIMRLAGSTIQLFFLPQIKDRSREADWGELSVISGRFTPSVDILIPTYNEHSSILRRTIIGCQALEYTKKTIYLLDDTRRPEMKKLAAELGCEYITRPNNLNAKAGNLNNALPQTSGDLIAVFDADFIPTRNFLKRTVGFFKDKEVALVQTPQSYYNPDPVAYNLGLENILTAEEELFYRHIQPIRDTTNSIVCCGTSFVVRRSAILSIGGFFTDSIAEDYYTGLCLSAQGYKLIYLDEKLSAGLAAENIAGHVSQRQRWAQGTLQGLFLEANPLTIPGLTHLQRLVHLDGLLYWFTSWSRIYFLIVPIAYTFFGIIPFKATATEVLCFLVPFYLLQFSVFSWINCGSRSAFMSDIYSVVSCFPIGLTVLQTMLNPFSRGFKVTPKGISRESFNYNWELASPLIIVFIATAISFGFNLTELLIPASSLPSLETAQLTQGISLAWIWSGYNLLVLSIALLILLDSPNPNTDEWFDLRKVVRINIGGQTYWGITKWISQVGTQIKLTEKLSISLKDNIKVSLKIMGENLRLQGKITHTDLTSESPTLQIGFNQQMSLPQTRCLIEMLFCGVGQWKRCDTPGEFSLLWLLLKSLLQPRFVFNRNSNLSTISSAEVPSSTLTKLNDGIGLVAPAPKAMATVADFQEDNSSEPLLKPISLVAQPRVKAPSVAQTVGEEVAIKVAIPMNPELNSQVEASAHWEAEGETVVIKVAIPNELIQK; encoded by the coding sequence ATGACAAAAACTCGCTCTAAGTGGCAGCTTGTGGTGGTAGGGATTTTGCTACTGCTGACGGTTCAGTATGTGCTGTGGCGATCGCTGTTTACCCTCAATCTGGATACCGTGGTCAATGGCGTCTTTAGCTTGGGGTTATTACTAGCGGAAATAATGAGGCTAGCTGGTAGCACCATTCAGCTGTTTTTCTTGCCCCAGATAAAAGATAGAAGTCGGGAAGCTGATTGGGGTGAATTATCGGTTATTAGTGGTCGTTTTACCCCTTCTGTTGACATCCTGATTCCTACGTATAATGAACATTCCTCTATTCTACGGCGAACAATTATTGGTTGTCAAGCTTTAGAGTATACAAAAAAAACGATCTATCTTCTGGATGATACTAGACGTCCTGAGATGAAAAAACTTGCAGCTGAGCTAGGCTGCGAGTATATTACGCGACCAAATAATCTTAATGCCAAAGCAGGTAATTTAAACAATGCCCTTCCTCAAACCTCTGGGGATTTAATTGCTGTATTTGATGCTGATTTTATTCCTACTAGGAACTTCCTCAAGCGGACTGTGGGTTTCTTTAAGGATAAGGAAGTCGCTCTAGTTCAGACTCCCCAAAGCTACTATAATCCGGATCCGGTTGCCTATAATTTAGGTTTAGAAAACATTCTGACGGCAGAAGAAGAATTATTTTATCGACACATTCAACCAATTCGGGATACCACAAATAGTATTGTGTGTTGTGGCACGTCTTTTGTGGTTAGGCGCAGCGCAATATTAAGTATTGGTGGCTTTTTTACCGATTCCATCGCTGAAGATTACTATACTGGGCTTTGTTTATCTGCTCAAGGCTATAAGTTAATATATCTTGATGAAAAATTAAGTGCTGGCTTGGCAGCAGAAAATATAGCAGGTCATGTATCTCAGAGGCAAAGATGGGCACAAGGTACATTACAGGGACTTTTTCTAGAGGCAAATCCATTAACAATTCCTGGACTTACTCATCTCCAAAGACTGGTTCATTTAGATGGGTTGCTTTATTGGTTTACTAGCTGGTCACGAATTTATTTTCTAATTGTTCCCATAGCTTATACATTTTTCGGGATTATTCCCTTTAAAGCAACAGCTACGGAAGTCTTGTGTTTTTTAGTTCCTTTCTATTTGCTACAGTTTTCTGTATTCTCGTGGATAAACTGCGGCTCTCGCTCCGCTTTCATGTCAGATATTTATTCAGTAGTGTCATGTTTCCCCATTGGATTAACGGTGTTGCAGACAATGCTGAATCCTTTCTCGAGAGGATTTAAAGTAACCCCGAAAGGAATATCTCGGGAGAGTTTTAATTACAACTGGGAGTTAGCATCGCCGCTGATTATTGTATTCATTGCTACAGCAATTAGCTTTGGGTTTAATCTGACCGAATTATTGATACCAGCCAGCAGTTTGCCATCCCTAGAAACAGCCCAACTTACCCAAGGCATCAGCTTAGCTTGGATTTGGAGTGGCTACAATCTCCTGGTGCTGAGTATCGCCTTACTAATCCTTCTGGATTCTCCTAATCCCAATACTGACGAATGGTTTGACTTACGTAAAGTGGTGCGAATAAATATAGGAGGTCAAACCTATTGGGGCATCACTAAGTGGATTTCTCAAGTAGGTACTCAAATCAAGCTGACAGAGAAGCTATCTATCTCCCTTAAAGACAATATCAAAGTAAGTCTGAAAATAATGGGGGAGAACTTGCGACTACAAGGAAAGATTACTCACACAGACCTCACGAGTGAAAGCCCGACTCTCCAAATAGGATTTAATCAGCAGATGAGTTTACCCCAGACACGGTGTTTAATTGAAATGCTGTTTTGTGGTGTGGGTCAGTGGAAACGTTGTGATACCCCTGGAGAATTCAGCTTGCTGTGGCTTTTATTAAAAAGTTTGCTCCAGCCCAGATTTGTGTTTAACCGTAATTCAAACCTCAGCACAATTAGCTCCGCTGAGGTACCAAGCTCTACCCTTACCAAACTCAATGATGGGATTGGTCTGGTAGCACCAGCACCAAAGGCGATGGCAACTGTTGCTGATTTCCAAGAGGACAATAGCTCGGAACCCTTACTAAAACCTATTTCACTAGTGGCTCAGCCTAGGGTAAAAGCTCCTAGTGTTGCTCAAACAGTCGGTGAAGAAGTTGCTATCAAGGTGGCAATACCAATGAATCCAGAACTAAACTCCCAGGTGGAGGCGAGCGCTCATTGGGAAGCCGAAGGTGAAACCGTTGTGATCAAAGTGGCGATACCCAATGAACTCATCCAGAAGTGA